CGTACTTACTCAACAGACTGTATATGCGCATGGCAATGCGCCGGTCACCGTcggtggcgtcggcgtcgatCGAGCCCTCTGCGATGCTCCACATTGCCTCTACAAACTGCGCCGAGAGGTGTCGCGCCAAAGCGGGGTTGGCTTTCATGAGCCCGAAAATGCGATCCACTGCACTCACCTCACCCTCGGAGGCGCAACGGAGGAGACTGATCAGCTTCTGCGCACTGGCCGCGACGCGGGTCCCTGACGAGGCCGCGACGCGGTTAAACGCGTTAAAGACGACCTCTGCAAAAGCATCACGGACGGCAAACTGGATCTTTATCTCGCCCTCGAACACCATGACAAGAACCTTCAAAAACGCCCGCTCCCCCCCTTGGACACGGTACTCAGAGCAGACAACAATGAGCTTGATCGACTCAATTACGTCCCGCTCAGTCTTGCTATCCAGCAAAACACACGCATACTGCAGTGCTTGCTTGATCAGCTCGACAAAACAGAGCGTGTTCTGGTAAAATACAATCCTGTTGATGACGACCGTCTGCTTGTCGGACATCACAGCGTCCTCCTCTCGCGATACGTACGCCCCCTCTACCTCCACCGCTCTaggcgcctcctcctcattcACATCGAGAGGATCGCCTAGCACCTCCATCGCCGGCTGAAACTGCGCTCTGGTGTTCTCGATTTCTTTCTCCATCGCGGACGTGTCGCCAAAGCACACAATTCCGTCCCTGAGAGCCTCCTCCAACTTGCTCTTGACAAGCGCGCTGTTCAGAACGTTGCCAAACCAGTTTTTGCGCAGCACGCTCGAAATCACAGTCATGGCAGCGTCGCGGACAAGATAATTGCGGTCCTCAAGCCGACCAACGAGCGCAGCCATCACCGCCAAGTGGTACCTCTTTGGCACCGCCCGACTCTCCACTAAGCGCTCCCAGGTATGCAAGACGTGGTTACGCACAAACGCGTTCACATCCATGACACGAAAAAGAAGCTCCTTCAGGTACGAGTTTCTTACGGCATCATCGTTGGCGTTTCGCGCGTGTCCGGTATAGCGCTGAAGCACCATTTCCGCGATACACGTCACTACCGCCTTCCGGATATCGTAATTCTCACTCTGCAGGGCTGGAATAACAAGGTCAGCCATCTTCACCACAACAGTCACGCTCTGCTTCGCCACTTCTCCAAAGAAGCACGCAACGTTcttcgcagcggcagaaTCGTTGGCCGCCTCGTAGAGGGCAGCTCGAGACATCGTTTCAAAGATAGCGCGCAACAGCTCATCACCAAATCCGACGCTCGTCTCGCTTTGCTCAATGTCAGAAACAAGTTTTGAGAGAAACACGGAAGCGCTTTCCGACTTGAGCGAGAGCTCCACCAAAGGAGTCACGAGTTCTGTCGAGTTTGCTACGCTCTTTTTCGAGAGAATGCAGTTGCTTGCGCGCGCAAAGAGAAGCGCCAGGGCGCCACCAACTGACTGAGCATCGCCACCGATATTTTGCTTCAATGTGACCATGTGAAGGCACATTTTTAGAACAAGATTCAACGTTGAATCCTCCAAATGACACTCGGGCCACAGCTGCATTACGTCCGGTGAGCAAAGCTCGACAAGTGCAGTGAGCACCAGCTCCCTGCCGTCCATGTCGACACCGCTTCCATCATCACCAAAGCTGCCATCTATGTCGCGACGCGACCGTTTCCGGTgagactgctgctgcgaaagTCCGCTAGGACTCTCATCGTCGTCCGGTGGCGCTACAGACAGAAGTACGTTGCAGGCAAGGAAAGCATACATCTTGAGAGTAGAGCGCAGGCATACTTCCAATGCACCGTTTTGCGCGCTTCCCGGTCGCTGCTTCTTCAGAAATGCCACTGCCACTTGGAGTAGTTTCTTCAAGCGCTCGCCGACCTCATGGCATATTTTGTGCCGTGCAACCCGCGTGACAACAGTCGACTGTCCGGACTTCTCTCGAATCGCTCTTACGTACGAGTAGAGCGGAAAGAAAAGGTCCTGCTTCGTGAACAGGGCGGTGGGTGATTTTTCGTGGTGCAGTGCATCAAACAACCGTGTCAGGTCATCAAGTTGCTGACGCTCAGGAACGTCGAACTCGCACACACCCTCGACATGGTAGCAATCCGCTCCAATCTTTTTCGCATCCTCCAAATCGGCGATGTGATTCGGAATGAAAAACTCTAAAACACCCGACATTTTCGTTCCTCTCTTTGGTAGAACGCACTTTTCACAATTCAAAGCAGAGAAACAAAGGGCTTTGTGAAAGAAAAGTCCTaccgctgcggagctgcaaGCACTTTAAGAGCTGCAATAGACCTCGTTTCTCCCGCTGTGATAATAGGTTTAAGGGGCTAGAACTACTTTGTCAACTGCCCTTCCTCATACATTCTGAGGCCTCCGAGATTCCTTTTCCTTGAACCTCGGCAATACAATATCATCAAAAGCAGCAACGGAGCAACGAGGCAAAAGAGCAAAGAGAATTACGTACTATTCACGAGTCATTTATCTCCACAAATTCACACACTCCGTGCGTGGAGTGAGAGCCCCCAAAAACTTCTGCAGACGAATCACCATGAGAGCAGTCCATTTGAGTCTGTCCACAACAGAAGCTCCGCCACGGCCCACCAGCAGGCACAGAAATCCGATATCGAAGTCGATACGCAGTTGAGCACTAAAGCCCTAAGAGGGTTCATGCTTCTTTCCTTCAATACCGTCTACAGAGTCgatgcaaaaaaaaaaaagcgcacTTCAGCATAGCTTTCTtttatttctttttttgAAACAGAGATATCCCTCTTCAAAGAGCTGCTTCGCATGGTAGAGAGGCACCTCGACATCCGTGCAAAGACCTAATAAGTTCTTCGCAGCAGCCCCAGGCGAAGGCAACAGCACATCGCACAACCCTTGTCACTACAAACAAATCGGTATTACCAAGGACCCACTCACTTCTACTCGCTATGCAACCATGCCAGCAAGAATCACAGTATTTTCTCTCCCATCGCTTCAAGGATGGTTTCAAAGACGATAATACgctccttttccctctccaccGTATCCTTCAATCACGAAAAAGCCATCGACTAAATACCTGCAAACACATTCATCCTACCGAGGCTGATCCACGGCTAAACCGTTGTCTAGAACATGTCGTCCTGCGGCAGAATAAGCCATTCCATTATCGGGCTTTTTGTGCACtttatcttttttttcccgaTGCGAGCTGCACAATTGGTACCAGACGAAACTGAGCGGACACCACGCATCCACAAAAGCGAATCGCGTTCATGGGCCTGCGCGAGGGCGGAAACGATGGCTCCTGTCATATCGCTAGCAGAGAGTGATTTACAGACAAtgcaaagaaaaacaaaagaatTCAAGACAATGCTTGAACGCAAAAAGAGCGCTAAGAAGGACACAATGTTCTCGGCTTCCTCCAGAAACTgatcgaaaaaaaaaaagcaaccACTTTATTGCAaagcgcacacgccgacCTCTTGTAACTTTAGAGCCTTCCGTTCGGCACGAAAACATGCTCCGGTGTGGAAAGCACCGCATTTTCTTGGGACATCTGAATCCCGGATCAAATTTTACAACGGCCGAGAGCAAtgcacacacgaacacaaaGATAAGGATTCGATTTGTTCGACTTCAGTGTCGCCGACTAAATCACCCACAACACACAGCTCACTCGCCACCATGCcaaacgagaaaaaaaaacatataTAGAACCTCTACAGTGAACACAATATCTGAAGAAAGAAAGGCACTttgaaaagagaaaaaaaaatactGTCCACCAAGCACCCAAGCAAACAAGACGATTGCTTTACAGCTCCACACGGTGACCGTTATCGCTGTGCTCAATTTTTCTTTAATGTACTGTTTGACGCACTGGAACTTCTCGACAAAGAAACCGTTAACTGTGAAGCAGGCAAACGCCAGCAGATGCCACTCACCAGGAAACCAAATCTACAAGGCTCACGTCGCCATGGCCATTATCCTTCTCGACTTCCGATAATCTGTATGAGCACAGATCGCCTGCAACGTTGTCGCTACATCCATTTATGTCGGCGATT
The sequence above is drawn from the Leishmania donovani BPK282A1 complete genome, chromosome 15 genome and encodes:
- a CDS encoding condensin subunit 1, putative, producing MSGVLEFFIPNHIADLEDAKKIGADCYHVEGVCEFDVPERQQLDDLTRLFDALHHEKSPTALFTKQDLFFPLYSYVRAIREKSGQSTVVTRVARHKICHEVGERLKKLLQVAVAFLKKQRPGSAQNGALEVCLRSTLKMYAFLACNVLLSVAPPDDDESPSGLSQQQSHRKRSRRDIDGSFGDDGSGVDMDGRELVLTALVELCSPDVMQLWPECHLEDSTLNLVLKMCLHMVTLKQNIGGDAQSVGGALALLFARASNCILSKKSVANSTELVTPLVELSLKSESASVFLSKLVSDIEQSETSVGFGDELLRAIFETMSRAALYEAANDSAAAKNVACFFGEVAKQSVTVVVKMADLVIPALQSENYDIRKAVVTCIAEMVLQRYTGHARNANDDAVRNSYLKELLFRVMDVNAFVRNHVLHTWERLVESRAVPKRYHLAVMAALVGRLEDRNYLVRDAAMTVISSVLRKNWFGNVLNSALVKSKLEEALRDGIVCFGDTSAMEKEIENTRAQFQPAMEVLGDPLDVNEEEAPRAVEVEGAYVSREEDAVMSDKQTVVINRIVFYQNTLCFVELIKQALQYACVLLDSKTERDVIESIKLIVVCSEYRVQGGERAFLKVLVMVFEGEIKIQFAVRDAFAEVVFNAFNRVAASSGTRVAASAQKLISLLRCASEGEVSAVDRIFGLMKANPALARHLSAQFVEAMWSIAEGSIDADATDGDRRIAMRIYSLLSKYVWKDLRARKDSIVAFLCSDSHKDNVLLSYVFAALQSEALDPQFRPIPADEDVRRHPVLRHVVNHLCRRTEGMASWMILAEAGVNVIHTLCEVPVTVYNYILEYYGSCENLETQPNRKAQCLFLLGHTALKQLVAVEAAEKAQLKALEDPTKGVAEVSPKVRDQTDSMHKELGLGSHELRRHEIQELAQKRKQAIISPGSVWSRFADMIVATCRKKSSVYADKPFERVCAVLALCQYMIVNEGFCSEHLSLLFAIVADKRESWVTKVNVVIALGDLVCVHPNLLGPYLSVPTTGFFKLLVDEDVRVRAVTIQVCSHLVLGEMLRIRDHLYTIVKLVADPDETIANNAVTFVQNLAMKEKEKIGNLIPPLATQLSNAMPFDKFQLAMRTLLERVEGDKPTDSLIDRLCQRFESFSERSKKKLAVARNIAFCLSELNYTTERTIKRLTSESCYQQYRHWLRCADVYEYFKLIATKAKKQGRGGPERRDRAAVEEWEARMQMDSCAEADGEEKTSVAVAQEAPVE